From the bacterium genome, one window contains:
- a CDS encoding helical backbone metal receptor — translation MVPERIQLLLAGAILASAVPGHAQSEAPPGGFSRIVSLNPDFTQSLVDLGAGNRLAGITRFCPAVTGARTVGDLREIDAEAVLALNPDLVLATRTGNFRESVDALRRLGLPVRIVERPRTLDQFEDYLREMGALSGREEAAEILCRRLDRQREIFRKRAQNGPRPRVFFELDDYPVYFSVGKETMIGELIGVCGGINVCEGLGEPYPSLDAEQVVALAPDVVVVSIMGTNGEAAVRRWLDSGLVPAARRGRVYRVDPDLVCRLGAGLLEGMRELAECIHPEWSPAGEDGGGEE, via the coding sequence ATGGTTCCGGAACGTATTCAACTCCTCCTGGCGGGCGCCATCCTGGCGTCGGCCGTTCCCGGCCACGCCCAGAGCGAAGCGCCTCCGGGAGGATTTTCCCGGATCGTCAGCCTCAACCCCGACTTTACCCAGTCCCTGGTGGATCTGGGAGCCGGAAACCGGCTGGCGGGGATAACCCGGTTTTGCCCGGCCGTTACCGGAGCGAGAACGGTCGGGGACCTTCGGGAGATCGACGCCGAAGCGGTACTGGCGCTGAACCCGGACCTGGTCCTGGCCACCCGGACGGGAAATTTCCGGGAGAGCGTGGATGCCCTGCGGCGGTTGGGGCTCCCGGTCCGGATCGTGGAGAGGCCCCGGACGCTGGACCAATTCGAGGATTACCTGCGGGAAATGGGGGCGCTTTCGGGGAGGGAAGAAGCCGCCGAGATCCTGTGCCGGCGGTTGGACCGCCAGCGGGAAATTTTCCGGAAGAGGGCCCAGAACGGTCCCCGGCCCCGCGTGTTCTTCGAGTTGGACGACTACCCGGTCTATTTCAGCGTCGGCAAGGAGACCATGATCGGAGAACTGATCGGCGTCTGCGGCGGGATCAACGTCTGCGAAGGCCTGGGAGAACCGTATCCTTCCCTGGACGCCGAACAGGTGGTGGCCCTGGCCCCGGATGTGGTGGTGGTTTCCATCATGGGAACGAACGGCGAGGCGGCCGTCCGCCGTTGGCTGGACTCCGGACTGGTCCCCGCCGCCCGCCGCGGGCGCGTCTACAGGGTCGATCCCGATCTGGTCTGCCGTCTCGGCGCCGGTCTTCTGGAGGGCATGCGGGAGTTGGCGGAGTGCATCCACCCGGAATGGAGCCCGGCGGGGGAGGACGGCGGCGGTGAAGAGTAG
- a CDS encoding iron ABC transporter permease translates to MKSRVSRIVFWSFLALLAAASIAFSLGSGSIDIPPRGIADALISRVSGNAPAGRGELVVVELRLPRTVAALLVGGALAAAGVLFQGLFRNPLVEPYTLGVSGGAAIGISLGIVLGGPDVMALRPLLGFAGGVAAIAVVWKIAGKGEGTNRLLLVGVMVSFISSALIMSLLAVAGLDRFRPVLYWTMGSLAGTDPVLVAILGGLEAVCLVFALSRAWKLNALGAGEEIAAGLGVDLRRERLLVFAVGALLAGGAVAVAGVIGFVGLLVPHAVRHFTGLDHRRLLPAAFLAGGTFLVLCDTLARTLFADRGIQLPVGAVTGLSGGVIFLMILAGKNGRER, encoded by the coding sequence GTGAAGAGTAGGGTTTCCCGGATCGTTTTCTGGTCGTTCCTGGCTCTGCTCGCGGCCGCCTCCATAGCGTTTTCCCTGGGGTCGGGAAGCATCGATATCCCTCCCCGGGGAATAGCCGACGCCTTGATCTCCCGGGTTTCGGGCAACGCCCCCGCCGGCAGAGGGGAATTGGTGGTGGTGGAACTCCGTCTTCCCCGGACGGTGGCGGCGCTGCTGGTCGGAGGCGCCCTAGCGGCGGCCGGAGTTCTTTTCCAGGGTCTTTTCCGCAACCCGCTGGTGGAACCCTACACGCTGGGGGTTTCAGGAGGCGCCGCCATCGGCATCAGCCTGGGGATCGTGCTCGGCGGGCCAGATGTCATGGCATTACGGCCACTGTTGGGATTTGCCGGGGGCGTGGCGGCCATCGCCGTCGTCTGGAAAATCGCCGGGAAAGGGGAGGGGACGAACCGCCTGCTCCTGGTGGGAGTGATGGTGTCGTTCATCAGTTCGGCCTTGATCATGTCCTTGCTGGCGGTCGCCGGGCTCGATCGTTTCCGGCCCGTGCTGTACTGGACCATGGGCTCCCTGGCCGGAACGGATCCGGTCCTGGTCGCGATTTTGGGCGGTCTGGAGGCCGTATGCCTGGTGTTCGCCCTGTCCCGGGCCTGGAAGTTGAACGCGCTGGGCGCCGGGGAAGAGATCGCCGCCGGTTTGGGCGTGGACCTGAGGCGCGAACGGCTGCTGGTCTTCGCCGTCGGCGCGCTGCTGGCCGGGGGCGCGGTCGCGGTGGCCGGGGTGATCGGTTTCGTCGGGCTTCTGGTTCCCCACGCCGTCCGGCATTTCACCGGACTCGATCATCGCCGACTCCTTCCCGCGGCGTTCCTGGCCGGGGGAACGTTCCTGGTGCTCTGCGACACCCTGGCCCGCACCCTCTTCGCCGACAGGGGCATCCAGTTGCCGGTGGGCGCGGTCACCGGATTGTCGGGAGGAGTGATTTTTCTCATGATCCTGGCGGGAAAAAACGGACGGGAACGATGA
- a CDS encoding ABC transporter ATP-binding protein, whose product MTSAVVLKRVRAGYPGRTVLREIDFEVGEGEFVGILGPNGSGKTTLVRVISGRIVPEAGRVDWPGVSRSRSLPRHLAAVPQNPEVDPALDVRSLVMLGRLPWFGPLQWNPSPADRAAVADALDVTGTADLGDRRIGELSGGERQRALLAMGLAREPAILVLDEPSQNLDIKHRIELFRLLRRLRRVRGKTVIAVLHDLNLAALYCDRLLLLRAGVIMAQGSPAEVLREPILAELYGIEVTVAETERGPVVLPRDPGVDGFESAAVP is encoded by the coding sequence ATGACCTCGGCCGTCGTCCTGAAGCGGGTCCGCGCCGGTTATCCGGGCAGAACCGTGCTCCGCGAGATCGATTTCGAGGTCGGAGAAGGGGAGTTCGTGGGGATCCTCGGCCCCAACGGCTCCGGGAAAACCACGCTGGTCCGCGTCATCTCCGGCCGGATCGTTCCGGAAGCGGGGCGGGTCGATTGGCCCGGGGTATCCCGGAGCCGGAGTCTACCCCGGCACCTGGCGGCGGTCCCCCAGAATCCGGAAGTCGATCCCGCCCTGGACGTCCGCTCCCTGGTTATGCTGGGAAGGCTCCCCTGGTTCGGGCCCCTGCAGTGGAACCCTTCTCCGGCCGACCGGGCCGCGGTGGCGGACGCCCTGGACGTGACCGGCACGGCGGATCTGGGCGACCGCAGGATCGGAGAGTTGAGCGGAGGCGAGCGCCAGCGGGCCCTGCTGGCCATGGGCCTGGCCCGCGAGCCCGCCATTCTCGTTCTGGACGAACCTTCCCAGAACCTGGATATCAAGCATCGGATCGAGCTGTTCCGGCTCCTGCGGCGGCTGCGCCGAGTCCGGGGTAAGACGGTGATCGCGGTTCTTCACGATCTGAACCTGGCCGCCCTCTACTGCGACCGCCTGCTCCTTCTGCGCGCCGGCGTCATCATGGCCCAGGGGTCGCCGGCGGAAGTCCTGCGCGAACCGATATTGGCGGAACTTTACGGGATCGAGGTAACGGTGGCGGAGACGGAAAGGGGACCGGTCGTGCTTCCGCGCGATCCGGGAGTTGACGGATTCGAAAGCGCCGCCGTACCATAA
- a CDS encoding HAD hydrolase-like protein: MALTVKGAVFDNDNTIAKIYPDPKSYWKDVFLEIVKECGGKVPPGREDEFMLSYYMARGFEEKLAEIGLKTTFEEFQAGKGRVDERLRLAYIRAGKSRLFDDAVEFIRYLEKTGIVYGVATFTSEPVVMAAFDQVPGLYRPSGFFGWDDSLRLGYEKPDPRIARTVLSQLGVEPKNAIMVGDRLTDVVLGNRAGMTTFLVKRRDEDGDALVDSLEREIEEIKKMGMVEEFCKIPDYQVSKLTEIIPVIEG, translated from the coding sequence ATGGCCCTCACCGTCAAAGGCGCGGTCTTCGACAACGACAACACCATCGCCAAGATATATCCGGATCCCAAGAGCTACTGGAAAGACGTTTTCCTGGAAATCGTCAAGGAATGCGGCGGGAAGGTTCCCCCGGGCCGGGAAGATGAGTTCATGCTCTCGTATTATATGGCCCGGGGGTTCGAGGAGAAACTGGCCGAAATCGGTCTGAAAACGACGTTCGAGGAATTCCAGGCGGGGAAGGGCAGGGTCGACGAACGGCTGCGCCTGGCCTACATCCGGGCCGGAAAATCGCGGCTTTTCGACGACGCGGTCGAATTCATCCGCTACCTGGAGAAGACGGGGATCGTTTACGGGGTGGCCACGTTCACCTCGGAACCGGTGGTGATGGCCGCGTTCGACCAGGTTCCCGGTCTCTACCGACCCTCAGGATTTTTCGGTTGGGACGATTCCCTGCGTTTGGGATACGAAAAGCCGGATCCCCGGATAGCCCGGACGGTGCTCTCCCAGCTGGGGGTGGAGCCGAAAAACGCGATCATGGTCGGGGACCGCCTCACCGACGTCGTCCTCGGCAACCGGGCGGGGATGACGACGTTCCTGGTCAAACGCCGCGACGAGGACGGCGACGCGCTGGTCGATTCGCTCGAGCGCGAGATCGAAGAGATCAAGAAGATGGGAATGGTCGAGGAGTTCTGCAAGATCCCCGATTATCAGGTTTCCAAGCTGACCGAAATCATTCCCGTGATCGAGGGATAA
- a CDS encoding DNA-3-methyladenine glycosylase → MKARAGRLGRGDGADGPPPTPLPRKFYERGTVRVAEELLGKILVRRLPEGVTAGRIVETEAYLGPGDPASHARNGPTPRSRIMFGQPGRAYVYFCYGFHFLLNVVTEKEGTAGAVLLRALEPSWGEAVMEGRRGGRNPLASGPGRLTQAMSVDLTCNGLDLALHGTLYVAAGEIRPEENVVRGPRVGIREGLEHPWRFRLIPRSRE, encoded by the coding sequence GTGAAAGCCCGGGCGGGGCGCCTCGGGCGGGGGGACGGCGCGGATGGCCCGCCCCCAACGCCCCTTCCCCGGAAATTCTACGAACGGGGAACGGTTCGGGTCGCCGAAGAACTGCTGGGGAAAATTCTCGTCCGCCGCCTTCCCGAGGGCGTGACCGCGGGGAGAATCGTCGAAACCGAGGCTTATCTCGGTCCGGGAGACCCCGCCTCTCACGCCCGCAACGGCCCCACCCCCCGCAGCCGGATCATGTTCGGGCAGCCGGGACGCGCCTACGTCTACTTCTGCTATGGGTTCCACTTCCTGCTCAACGTGGTCACGGAGAAGGAAGGAACTGCGGGAGCGGTCCTGCTTCGGGCCCTGGAGCCGTCGTGGGGAGAAGCGGTTATGGAGGGCCGGCGGGGCGGTCGAAATCCGCTGGCCTCGGGCCCGGGCCGGCTGACCCAGGCCATGTCCGTCGACCTGACCTGTAACGGGCTCGACCTCGCTCTCCATGGGACGCTGTATGTGGCCGCGGGCGAGATCCGCCCCGAGGAGAACGTGGTCCGGGGCCCCCGGGTCGGAATCAGGGAGGGGTTGGAACACCCCTGGCGCTTCCGCCTTATCCCTCGATCACGGGAATGA
- the rlmD gene encoding 23S rRNA (uracil(1939)-C(5))-methyltransferase RlmD codes for MSDPGRICRHYGTCGGCRYQDIPYSEQVAAKEAECRGLFSSWGAEGALLPAVPSPSPYFYRNKMEFSFAGTAADLICGLHRRDRRRELFDLEECLIFSEKAPAVVGTVREFARRSGLSAHSCFTHRGFWRNLVVRETKFTNQLLINLVTTSSGDFDGERLAGLLAAALPPGTDLSLLHTINDRPGDAVVPDSVALLAGKGYLVEEVEGLKFKIPPFSFFQVNPRAVAGFYRVLRDLPPAADPGMVLDLFCGIGPISLLLAPRAREVVGVEMDGAAVETARENAVLNGAGNVEFIAGDARKVLYERRENWTGRFGLLVVNPPRSGIGKKVLKRIRELRPPFILYSSCNPRTFSEQAEGLFDDYRPVLGRPFDFFPHTPHQELLALFERRREEKP; via the coding sequence ATGTCCGATCCTGGCCGAATCTGCCGGCATTACGGCACCTGCGGGGGGTGCCGTTATCAGGATATCCCTTATTCCGAGCAGGTGGCGGCCAAGGAAGCCGAATGCCGCGGCCTCTTCTCCTCGTGGGGGGCCGAGGGAGCGCTGCTTCCCGCCGTCCCTTCCCCCTCTCCGTATTTCTACCGCAACAAGATGGAGTTCAGCTTTGCCGGGACCGCGGCGGACCTGATCTGCGGTCTTCATCGCCGCGACCGTCGAAGGGAGCTTTTCGACCTCGAAGAATGCCTGATTTTCTCGGAGAAGGCCCCGGCGGTGGTGGGGACGGTCCGCGAGTTCGCCCGCCGGAGCGGTCTTTCGGCCCATAGCTGCTTTACGCACCGGGGGTTCTGGCGCAACCTGGTCGTCCGCGAAACCAAGTTCACGAACCAGCTTCTGATCAACCTGGTCACCACCTCCTCGGGAGATTTCGACGGCGAACGGCTGGCGGGGCTCCTGGCCGCCGCCCTCCCTCCGGGAACGGATCTTTCCCTCCTGCACACGATCAACGACCGGCCGGGAGACGCGGTCGTTCCCGATTCGGTGGCGCTTTTGGCCGGCAAGGGCTATCTGGTGGAGGAGGTGGAAGGCCTGAAGTTCAAGATCCCCCCGTTTTCCTTCTTTCAGGTCAACCCTCGCGCCGTGGCGGGGTTCTACCGGGTTCTCCGGGACCTTCCGCCGGCGGCCGATCCCGGCATGGTGCTCGACCTCTTCTGCGGGATCGGCCCCATCAGTCTCCTCCTGGCTCCCCGCGCCCGGGAGGTGGTCGGCGTGGAAATGGACGGGGCGGCGGTGGAGACCGCCCGGGAAAACGCCGTTCTCAACGGCGCCGGCAACGTCGAATTCATCGCCGGCGATGCCCGCAAGGTCCTGTACGAGCGCCGGGAAAACTGGACCGGCAGGTTCGGACTCCTGGTGGTCAATCCTCCCCGATCGGGCATCGGGAAAAAAGTGCTCAAGCGGATCCGCGAGCTGCGGCCTCCCTTCATCCTCTATTCCTCCTGCAACCCCCGCACCTTCTCGGAGCAGGCGGAAGGACTTTTCGACGACTACCGGCCGGTCTTGGGGCGGCCGTTCGACTTTTTCCCCCATACCCCCCACCAGGAGCTGCTGGCGCTCTTCGAGCGGCGGCGGGAGGAAAAACCGTGA
- a CDS encoding glycosyltransferase family 9 protein, whose amino-acid sequence MPGGAAQDIPEPGKLLLVKLGSIGDVVETLPLANRLRVGLPGTEIGWVIEPKSYPLIESHPAVDRPILFRRGGGTAALREAVSRIREFSPDLVIDAQRILRSSLFTVLSGAPRRLGFDRARTKEGSWMFTNRKLPPRPGSRHMVLQYLEFADYLGIPASAPVFGLTVAEEATTAAARLLEGMGGRYLVFNIGAAKPANRWPIRHWAELAREASSRTGMPIAVTGGAADGAAAAELAKTLPPAIPLKNLAGATSLAELVAVLAGAGAVVSGDTGPMHIASALGVPTLGLFGPADPGRTGPFNHLDLVVRSPAPCSPCGRRSCPRDDCMAAISPGRVWKELAAALERGRER is encoded by the coding sequence GTGCCGGGCGGGGCGGCTCAGGACATTCCCGAACCGGGGAAGCTGCTCCTGGTCAAACTCGGCTCGATCGGCGACGTGGTGGAAACCCTTCCCCTGGCCAACCGGTTGCGGGTCGGCCTGCCCGGAACCGAAATCGGGTGGGTGATCGAGCCCAAGTCCTATCCGCTGATCGAATCCCACCCGGCGGTGGACCGCCCGATACTTTTTCGCAGGGGAGGGGGGACGGCCGCCCTGAGGGAAGCGGTCTCCCGTATTCGGGAATTTTCCCCGGACCTGGTCATCGACGCCCAACGCATCCTCCGCAGCTCCCTGTTTACGGTCCTATCCGGAGCGCCCCGGCGCCTGGGGTTCGACAGGGCGCGGACAAAGGAAGGGTCGTGGATGTTCACCAACCGCAAGCTTCCCCCGCGTCCGGGGTCGCGCCACATGGTGCTTCAATACCTGGAATTCGCCGATTACCTGGGAATTCCCGCTTCCGCCCCGGTCTTCGGCCTGACGGTCGCGGAAGAAGCCACAACCGCGGCGGCCCGCCTGCTGGAGGGCATGGGCGGGAGGTATCTGGTCTTCAACATCGGCGCGGCCAAGCCCGCCAACCGCTGGCCGATCCGGCACTGGGCCGAACTGGCCCGGGAGGCGTCGTCTCGAACGGGGATGCCCATAGCCGTCACCGGCGGCGCAGCCGATGGTGCGGCGGCGGCCGAGCTGGCGAAAACGCTTCCTCCGGCGATTCCCCTGAAAAACCTGGCCGGGGCCACCTCCCTGGCGGAACTGGTCGCCGTCCTGGCCGGCGCCGGAGCGGTGGTCTCCGGGGACACCGGGCCGATGCATATAGCTTCGGCCCTCGGGGTCCCGACCCTGGGGCTTTTCGGTCCCGCCGATCCCGGCAGAACGGGGCCGTTCAACCACCTGGACCTGGTGGTCCGTTCCCCGGCACCCTGCTCTCCCTGCGGGCGCCGGAGCTGCCCGCGCGACGACTGCATGGCCGCCATCTCCCCGGGCCGGGTCTGGAAGGAACTGGCGGCGGCGCTGGAGAGGGGGCGGGAACGGTGA
- a CDS encoding lipopolysaccharide kinase InaA family protein, whose amino-acid sequence MNGAGRRGLLGMDSVRLDRNWTCFCPSERRRQALAAAAAYAEGKAARLGTGRGTTFSVSTPFGMVVCREYRHGGILAGLTGGVFRGKRRFLLEVSALNKARAASVAVPRGVGVLVKNLGAGLTRGILMTEWIENAGDLLTLLREGTLTDGTLRKIARETGLQVRRLHDAGLRHPDLHLKNVLYSPASPESPVWLIDFDKAGAAGALSERARAADLARLWRSWEKLRESGEGLPETLPRRFLAAYAGKERNRLHRTAAEIGRRRLRIGLSALRWRFLRARGRQPYARPRNATGPGGKGFKTRPGTEGKRSDSGA is encoded by the coding sequence GTGAACGGGGCCGGACGGCGGGGGCTGCTGGGGATGGACTCGGTCCGACTCGACCGGAACTGGACCTGTTTCTGCCCCTCGGAGCGCAGACGGCAGGCGCTGGCCGCCGCCGCCGCTTACGCGGAGGGGAAAGCGGCGCGCCTCGGGACGGGGCGGGGAACGACCTTTTCGGTCTCCACCCCCTTCGGCATGGTCGTTTGCCGGGAATACCGCCACGGGGGGATCCTGGCCGGATTGACGGGGGGGGTGTTTCGGGGGAAGAGACGATTTCTCCTCGAGGTGTCGGCACTGAATAAAGCCCGGGCCGCGTCGGTCGCGGTTCCCCGGGGAGTGGGGGTGCTGGTCAAAAACCTCGGAGCGGGTTTGACCCGGGGAATCCTCATGACGGAGTGGATCGAAAACGCCGGGGACCTGCTGACTCTCTTGCGGGAAGGAACCCTCACGGACGGGACCTTGCGAAAGATCGCCCGGGAAACGGGGCTCCAGGTGAGAAGACTGCACGACGCCGGTCTCCGTCACCCCGACCTTCATCTTAAAAACGTTCTTTATTCTCCGGCTTCGCCGGAATCCCCCGTCTGGCTGATAGACTTCGACAAAGCCGGCGCCGCCGGGGCGCTTTCGGAACGGGCGCGCGCCGCCGATCTGGCCCGGCTGTGGCGATCATGGGAAAAACTGAGAGAGAGCGGCGAAGGGCTGCCGGAGACGCTTCCCCGTCGCTTTCTGGCCGCTTACGCGGGAAAAGAAAGGAACCGTCTCCACCGGACGGCGGCGGAGATCGGCCGCAGGCGGTTGCGGATCGGGCTTTCGGCGCTGCGGTGGCGTTTCCTCCGCGCGCGGGGGAGACAACCGTACGCCCGCCCGCGGAATGCAACCGGGCCGGGAGGGAAAGGCTTTAAAACCCGCCCCGGGACCGAGGGCAAACGGTCCGATTCCGGGGCTTGA
- a CDS encoding glycosyltransferase family 4 protein, giving the protein MRVAFCIENFVPARGGAEQYVKDLSLLFCREGHEVTVITMRSDVEPEEKLSILRVGIPRRPKFLRTLVFAWKCRSLVRKGDYDVVHSFGRTLGMDVFQPLGGSQMAGLVGNLRSIDNPLKRFFKILCYIFSFRRIAYFIIEKLQMKTARVVVAISGMVKNDVLRYTRLGRGKIRIVRNGVDLERFHPRNRELYRSEVRNGLGLSPDDILILFVAHNFRLKGLRPLLQALAVITETFPEKPFILGVLGEGKKKRFRTLARKWGVEDRVRFIGLKMDTSHYYAAADICVHPSFYDPSALVVLEAMASGIPVITTMFCGTSEIISEGREGYVVNTPNDIADMAEKIMILADPEARRRMGRQARSRAEEAPYVRNMQAILGIHNEYCRPRS; this is encoded by the coding sequence ATGAGAGTGGCGTTTTGTATCGAGAATTTCGTGCCCGCCCGGGGCGGGGCGGAGCAGTACGTCAAGGATCTCTCCCTGCTTTTCTGCCGGGAAGGGCACGAGGTCACCGTCATCACCATGCGCAGCGACGTCGAACCCGAGGAGAAGCTAAGCATCCTCCGCGTGGGAATCCCCCGGCGGCCCAAGTTTCTGCGGACGCTGGTGTTCGCGTGGAAGTGCCGGAGCCTGGTGCGCAAGGGCGATTACGACGTCGTGCATTCCTTCGGGCGCACTCTGGGCATGGACGTATTTCAACCCCTGGGCGGGTCCCAGATGGCGGGGCTGGTAGGCAACCTCCGTTCCATCGATAATCCGCTGAAACGGTTCTTTAAGATACTGTGCTACATCTTCAGCTTCCGGCGTATCGCCTATTTCATCATCGAGAAGCTGCAGATGAAGACGGCCCGGGTAGTCGTGGCCATTTCGGGAATGGTCAAAAACGACGTTCTCCGCTATACCCGGTTGGGGCGGGGCAAAATCAGGATCGTCCGCAACGGGGTCGATCTGGAGCGGTTCCATCCCCGCAACCGCGAACTGTACCGGTCGGAAGTCAGAAACGGGCTCGGACTCTCGCCCGACGATATCCTCATCCTTTTCGTGGCCCATAATTTCAGGCTCAAGGGCCTGCGCCCGCTGCTGCAGGCGTTGGCCGTCATAACGGAAACCTTTCCGGAAAAACCGTTTATCCTCGGGGTGCTGGGGGAGGGGAAGAAAAAGCGTTTCCGCACCCTGGCCCGGAAATGGGGGGTGGAAGACCGGGTCAGGTTCATCGGGTTGAAAATGGACACGTCCCATTACTACGCCGCCGCCGATATCTGCGTCCATCCCAGTTTCTACGATCCCTCCGCGCTGGTGGTCCTCGAAGCCATGGCCAGCGGCATTCCGGTCATCACCACCATGTTCTGCGGAACTTCCGAGATTATCAGCGAAGGCAGGGAAGGCTATGTCGTCAACACGCCCAACGATATCGCCGACATGGCGGAAAAAATCATGATTCTGGCCGACCCCGAAGCCAGACGGCGGATGGGCCGCCAGGCGCGCTCCCGGGCCGAAGAAGCTCCGTACGTGAGGAACATGCAGGCGATCCTGGGAATACACAATGAATATTGCCGCCCTCGTTCCTGA
- a CDS encoding glycosyltransferase, whose amino-acid sequence MNIAALVPDREAPSSRYRLVQLIPALAGRGIGLKVLELERAPRARRRQMADLASFDAVILHRKLLTRGDFSRLRSRVRRLAFDFDDAVLFRDSNRGRFESRTRRRRFFRAVRGADLAIAGNEYLASLASEAGAACRILPTVLDLSGLPAPDLRDRGETIGWLGTSSNLIYLADIAEALAQAVSSAPGRRLVVVCDRDPELPGLDYEFRRWSPAVERNALAEFGVGIMPLRDDPWTRGKCAFKLIQYGAASIPVVASPVGMNRSVVKHGGTGYLASSPRQWAEALDRLLSDPRSRTEMGAAGRRLVEEEYSLEANLSRIVEVLEELVG is encoded by the coding sequence ATGAATATTGCCGCCCTCGTTCCTGACCGGGAGGCTCCCAGCAGCCGCTACCGGTTGGTCCAGCTGATCCCGGCCCTGGCCGGGCGCGGAATCGGGCTGAAGGTCCTCGAACTGGAACGGGCACCGCGCGCTCGGCGGCGGCAAATGGCGGACCTGGCTTCCTTCGACGCCGTGATCCTCCATCGGAAACTCCTCACCCGGGGGGATTTTTCCCGTCTCCGATCCCGGGTACGGCGCCTGGCCTTCGACTTCGACGACGCGGTACTCTTCCGGGATTCCAACCGCGGCCGGTTCGAATCCAGGACCCGCCGCCGGCGCTTCTTTCGCGCCGTCCGCGGGGCCGATCTGGCGATCGCCGGGAACGAATATTTGGCATCCCTGGCCTCCGAGGCGGGCGCGGCCTGCCGGATTCTTCCCACCGTGCTGGATCTCTCCGGGCTCCCGGCTCCGGACCTCCGGGACCGGGGGGAGACTATCGGCTGGCTGGGCACCTCTTCCAACCTGATCTACCTGGCGGATATCGCCGAGGCCCTGGCCCAGGCGGTTTCGTCCGCTCCGGGAAGGCGCCTGGTGGTCGTCTGCGACCGGGACCCGGAACTGCCCGGTTTGGACTACGAATTCCGACGGTGGTCGCCCGCGGTCGAACGCAACGCGTTGGCCGAATTCGGGGTCGGGATCATGCCGCTGCGCGACGATCCCTGGACGCGGGGTAAATGCGCGTTCAAGCTCATCCAATACGGCGCCGCCTCCATCCCGGTGGTCGCCAGCCCAGTGGGGATGAACCGTTCGGTGGTGAAGCACGGGGGCACCGGTTATCTGGCATCGTCGCCCCGGCAATGGGCGGAGGCCCTCGATCGCCTCTTGAGCGATCCCCGTTCCCGGACGGAGATGGGAGCGGCGGGGCGGCGCCTGGTCGAGGAAGAATATTCCCTGGAAGCCAACCTGAGCCGCATCGTCGAAGTCCTGGAGGAGCTGGTCGGGTGA
- a CDS encoding glycosyltransferase family 2 protein has translation MTELSVCIVSWNVRELLLACLDSVRRELAGLEGEIVVVDNASGDGSADAVRLDFPEAGLIANPENVGFARACNQAWKRTRGRYVLLLNPDAELGSGSAAEMISFLDRQSRPGAGGCRQLGPDGALQPSVRAFPTLATGWEQFTVLGRLGFLRGERRRYLAQDFDYARAASIDQPMGSALFLSRRAVEEVGLFDEGYFMYFEEVDLCWRLARAGYSIHYNPLATVVHHGGASASQAGPQTRAWLLTGYLRFMRKRYGNERVDRYLSWFRPLARARLGWDLCLGTWGSRFRLGTAGASRARRARMKLAAKREFRDRFLEKVFERDRLNQP, from the coding sequence GTGACGGAACTCTCTGTCTGTATCGTCAGCTGGAACGTGCGCGAGCTGCTGCTGGCCTGTTTGGATTCGGTCCGCCGGGAGCTGGCGGGCCTGGAGGGGGAAATCGTGGTGGTCGATAACGCCTCCGGGGACGGGAGCGCGGACGCGGTCAGACTTGATTTCCCCGAAGCCGGGCTGATCGCCAACCCGGAGAACGTCGGCTTCGCCCGGGCGTGCAATCAGGCCTGGAAACGAACCCGGGGCCGCTACGTCCTGCTGCTCAATCCGGATGCCGAACTGGGGAGCGGGTCCGCGGCCGAAATGATCTCCTTTCTCGACCGTCAGAGTCGGCCCGGGGCCGGGGGGTGCCGTCAGCTCGGCCCCGACGGAGCCCTGCAGCCGTCGGTCCGCGCTTTCCCTACGCTGGCTACGGGATGGGAGCAGTTCACCGTTCTGGGCCGATTGGGTTTTCTGCGGGGGGAGCGGAGGCGGTACCTCGCCCAAGATTTCGACTACGCCCGCGCCGCCTCCATCGATCAGCCGATGGGTTCAGCCCTTTTCCTCAGCCGCCGGGCCGTGGAGGAAGTCGGACTTTTCGACGAAGGTTATTTCATGTATTTCGAGGAAGTCGACCTCTGCTGGAGGCTGGCCCGCGCGGGTTATTCGATACACTACAACCCCCTGGCCACGGTTGTTCACCATGGAGGCGCCAGCGCTTCTCAGGCCGGCCCCCAGACCCGTGCCTGGCTTTTGACCGGTTACCTTCGTTTCATGCGCAAACGCTACGGAAACGAGCGGGTGGACCGTTATCTGAGCTGGTTCCGGCCGTTGGCGCGGGCCCGGCTGGGATGGGACCTCTGTCTTGGGACCTGGGGTTCTCGGTTCCGCCTGGGGACGGCCGGGGCGTCTCGGGCGCGCCGGGCGCGGATGAAGCTGGCGGCCAAGCGGGAGTTCCGAGACCGTTTCCTGGAGAAGGTGTTCGAGCGTGATCGTCTTAATCAGCCATGA